One Mesorhizobium loti genomic window carries:
- a CDS encoding phnA protein: MKVKDSNGTPLSEGDSVTLIKDLKVKGTSVILKRGTLIKNIHLTGNEDEVECRAEKVKNLVLRTEFLKKA; encoded by the coding sequence ATGAAGGTCAAAGACAGCAACGGCACGCCGCTGAGCGAAGGGGATTCCGTCACGCTCATCAAGGATCTCAAGGTCAAGGGCACGTCCGTCATCCTGAAACGCGGAACTCTGATCAAAAACATCCACCTCACGGGCAATGAAGATGAGGTCGAGTGTCGGGCCGAAAAGGTCAAAAACCTGGTTCTACGGACGGAGTTTTTGAAGAAAGCGTAG
- a CDS encoding Spermidine synthase family protein, with product MIRVAKYHTDFGNIEVLRSKDSGSFIYRQGGCYQSECDPSGISVVPYIHAIFGLLAQAQVSDVLMIGCGGGSLGTMLDRVGVRVTIVDINPKAFQIARKYFGLPLGVHCCISDGRDFLRAGRHRYDAIVMDAYSGGRIPDHLCAETFFGLAQTRLQDSSGILIGNVHARHDLDIMPDRVAAKLANIWADVRLLDIRGIPDRNALVMAGKVRDLVQPVLLIPPSVGADEIEHELGLLAFRPWRGPRRAA from the coding sequence ATGATCCGGGTTGCGAAATATCATACCGATTTCGGCAATATCGAGGTTCTGCGGAGCAAGGACTCGGGTTCGTTCATCTATCGTCAGGGTGGCTGCTATCAAAGCGAGTGCGATCCGAGCGGCATCAGCGTTGTGCCCTACATCCACGCGATCTTTGGTCTTCTCGCACAGGCGCAGGTGTCTGATGTTCTGATGATCGGCTGTGGAGGTGGCAGCCTGGGCACGATGCTGGATAGGGTTGGTGTGCGTGTTACGATCGTCGACATCAATCCCAAGGCTTTCCAAATCGCCCGGAAATATTTCGGGCTACCTCTTGGCGTTCACTGCTGCATCTCCGATGGGCGGGACTTTTTGCGCGCCGGCCGTCACCGCTACGACGCGATCGTTATGGACGCATATTCCGGGGGCCGCATCCCAGATCACTTGTGCGCCGAGACATTCTTCGGCTTGGCGCAGACGCGTCTCCAGGATTCTTCCGGTATTCTGATCGGCAACGTTCATGCTCGTCACGACCTCGACATCATGCCGGATCGCGTTGCCGCAAAGCTCGCCAATATCTGGGCGGATGTGAGACTGCTCGATATCCGCGGCATTCCGGATCGCAACGCACTCGTCATGGCGGGCAAGGTGCGGGATCTCGTCCAGCCAGTGCTGCTGATACCGCCGTCGGTCGGAGCCGACGAGATCGAACATGAGCTCGGCTTGCTGGCATTCAGGCCGTGGCGCGGACCGCGACGGGCTGCCTAG
- a CDS encoding transmembrane protein — translation MILYLRRLTGRERSERTDRHLARFLTFIAGAANAGGFLAVQQYTSHMSGIVSSMADHLALGNVGLALSGLGALLSFVTGAACSAVLVNWGRRQGLQSEYAFPLVLEAILLMCFGLLGSHLARHEALFVPMTVMLLCFIMGLQNAIITKLSEARIRTTHVTGLVTDMGIELGKLLYWNISGNDSDRLFVRADRRKLRLLASLVALFFVGGVIGAVGFKHIGFAATLFLAAILLVLASMPVLEDLSIRMRRLWQ, via the coding sequence ATGATCCTATATCTGCGCCGGTTGACTGGCAGGGAACGAAGCGAAAGAACGGATCGGCATCTCGCCCGTTTCCTGACGTTCATAGCAGGAGCTGCCAACGCTGGCGGCTTCCTGGCAGTTCAGCAGTACACTTCCCACATGTCCGGCATCGTTTCGTCGATGGCCGACCACCTGGCACTGGGCAATGTCGGACTGGCACTTTCCGGATTGGGGGCCTTGTTGTCATTTGTCACAGGTGCTGCCTGTTCGGCAGTCCTGGTCAACTGGGGACGGCGGCAGGGTCTGCAGAGCGAATACGCGTTCCCGCTTGTCCTGGAAGCGATCCTGCTGATGTGTTTCGGTCTGCTCGGCAGCCATCTTGCACGTCACGAAGCGCTGTTCGTGCCAATGACGGTGATGCTGCTTTGCTTCATCATGGGGCTGCAGAACGCCATCATAACCAAACTGTCGGAAGCCAGAATCCGGACGACGCATGTCACGGGCCTGGTGACCGATATGGGCATCGAACTTGGCAAGCTGCTTTATTGGAACATCTCAGGCAATGACTCGGACAGACTCTTCGTAAGAGCAGACCGGAGAAAGCTGAGACTGCTCGCGTCGCTTGTGGCATTGTTCTTTGTCGGCGGCGTCATCGGCGCTGTGGGTTTCAAACACATTGGCTTTGCAGCGACGTTGTTTCTCGCGGCCATTCTCCTTGTGCTGGCCTCAATGCCAGTCTTGGAGGATCTCTCCATTCGCATGAGGCGGCTCTGGCAGTAG